The stretch of DNA GGATGCGGTCACAGAGTGTTCTGGAGCGGTTCGGACCCGTTCGCTCAGTTCCTTCCGGTCAACACGCCGATGAACTGAGCATTACGTCTCCGCAGGTCAGAAGGTAAATACGGCCGCTCGGTCGTCATTGTCGGCCGGCTTGGAGTGTTCAATAAACCCTATGCACCTCGCTCCCCCACGCACTGCCATGCTGCGACTGCGCAGCAGCGACCTGGGTTTGGGCTGATGGCGCTCATAGGACTCGTCCGGGTCGGGGCAGACCCTCAGGACGCGAGATCGCAACGGCAGGCACTCGAGCCGATCTGCTCGCGTCTCTTCGAGGAGACTGCATCGCGTCGACGCCTGATCAAGAACCGCCCCGGGCTCCTCGCTGCTGTGGCGGAGGTCGGCGACGGGGATGCACTCACCGTGACCCGCGCACGGAGCCTGAGCGCGAGCATGGTCGACGGGCTCGAGACATTGCTGGACCTCGTTGACCGAGGAGTAACAGTGAAGGTCCTCGTGGGGCTGGCCGCGGGCGAGCACACCGGAGACTCGGAGCTCCTCGCGGACATCCGCGAGCTCAGACAACTACGTCGAGAGCTTCAAAGCTCCCGCATCCGGGCTGGCATCCGCACAGCGCGGGAACACGGAGGCAGCCACGGCCGACCACGCTCCATTAGCGACGAGACGCAGCGCGAGATTAGGATGCGGAGAGATCGAGGCGAGTCGTTGCGCAGCATCGCCGGAAGCGCTGGCGTGTCGATCGGAACCGCCCACCGCGTGCTGACGCAACGAGGCTCTAGTCAGGGGGCGTTGTCCCCTCGGCCGTGAGCTGAGTCGGTAGCGCCATTGCCGCGTGGTGGAGCAATAGCTAGGAGACGGATGACCGAGGATGAGGCACGCGCGGCAGCGCGGGCATTGCGCCCCCACGGCGGGAGCGATCCGCTGACGCTGGCGGAGCTCGAGCAGTACCTCGCCGCGGCGGCTGACCTGCTGCGCGGCAGCATCGACCAGGCCGATTTCAAGGCTTACATCTTCCCGCTGATGTTCTTCAAGCGGATCAGCGACGTCTATCTCGAGGAGTACGCCCAAGCGCTGGACGAGTCCGGGGGCGACCACGAGTTCGCCCTGTTCGCGGAGAACCACCGCTTCGCCATCCCCGAGGGCAGCCTGTGGGACGACGTCCGCAATTGCACCGAGAACATCGGCACCGCGCTTCAGACCGCGTTCCGGGAGATCGAGAAGGCCAACCCCGAGACGCTATACGGCGTCTTCGGCAACGCCAGCTGGACCAACAAGGACAAGCTGCCCGATCGGAAGCTCGCCGATCTCATCGAGCACTTCTCGAGTAAGGCGCTGACCAACGCCGCTGTGCCGCCCGACGTGTTCGGCAACGCGTACGAGTACCTCATCAAGAGATTCGCCGACCAGTCGAACAAGAAGGCCGGTGAGTACTACACGCCGCGCTCGGTGGTCGGCCTGCTCGTCAACATCCTCGATCCCACCGAGGGTGAGACGGTCTACGACCCGGCTTGCGGCACCGGCGGCATGCTGATCGAGGTCATCGAGCACGTGAAAGATGCCGGCGGCAGCCCCAAGACCCTGTGGGGCAAGCTCTACGGCCAGGAGAAAGTGCTCGCCACCTCTGCGATCGCACGGATGAACCTGCTGCTCCACGGCGTCGAGGACTTCAAGATCGTCCGCGAGGACACGTTGCGCAACCCCGCCTTCTACACGGGCAATAATCTTGCGCAGTTCGACTGCGTCGTCGCCAACCCGCCGTTCTCGCTCAAGAACTGGGGCGAGCCCGAGTGGGCGTCCGACAAGTGGGGCCGGAACGCACTTGGTGGAGTCCCGCCGAAGGGATACGCCGACTGGGCCTGGGTCCAGCACATGATCACCTCCGCGAAACCAAGGACTGGCCGAGTCGCCGTCGTCCTGCCCCAAGGGGCACTCTTCCGGCAGGGAGCTGAGGCGCGGATCCGCACCCACGTGCTCAAGTCAGACCTCGTCGACGCGGTCATCGGGTTGGCCCCCAACCTCTTCTACGGCACTGGCCTCGCCGCCTGCGTGCTGATCCTTCGACAGGAGAAGCAACCAGACAAGAAGGGCAAGGTGCTCTTCATCAACGGTGAAGACCTGTTCAAGCGCGGACGCAACCAGAACACCCTCGAACCCGAGCATGCCCAGCAGATCCTCGACGCCTATGAGCTCTACGCTGACATCGAGGGCCGCTCCCGTGTCGTCGACCTGGCCGAGATCGAGAGCAACGACTACAACCTCAACGTCCCGCTGTACGTCGCGCCTCCTGACAGCGGCGAGAAGCTCACGCTCGCGGACGCGCTCGCGAATCTCGAAACGGCGCACGCCGAGGCGACCACGACGCGTGCTGCGCTGGAGGCCGAGCTGGCGAAGTGGGGGCTGTCCGTATGAGCACCAGAATCACGCAGCGAGAGCTGGAGAACTACCTGTGGGGCGCGGCGATCGTGCTCCGTGGGCTGATTGACGCGGGCGACTACAAGCAGTACATCTTCCCGCTCGTCTTCCTGAAGCGGATCTCCGACGTCTACGACGAGGAGCACGCCGCCGCGATGGATGTATACGAAGACGAGGAGCTCGCCGACCTCCCAGAGAACCACCGCTTCGCCATCCCCCACGGCTGCCACTGGGAAGACATCCGCGGCGTCACGCAGAACATCGGCGCGGCACTCCTGCACGCCATGCGCTCCATCGAGAAGGCCAACCCTGACACACTCCCCGGCGTCTTCGGCGACGGCGACTGGGGCAACAAGGACCTGCTCCCGGACTCGACGCTGGCGGACCTGATCGAGCACTTCTCCACCAAGACGCTCTCGATCGCCAACCTGCCTGAGGACGAGCTTGGCAACGGGTACGAGTACCTGATCAAGAAATTCGCGGACGACTCCGGTCACACCGCGCAGGAGTTCTACACCAATCGCACGCTGGTGCACCTGATGACGATGATGCTGGAACCCCAGCCGGGTGAGTCGGTGTACGACCCCACCTGCGGCACGGGCGGCATGCTCATCTCCACCGCCGCCGAGCTCAAGAGGCAGGGCAAGGAGTGGCGGAATCTGCGCCTCTACGGCCAGGAGCTCAACTACGGGACCTCCGCAATCGCGCGGATGAACCTGTTCCTGCACGGCATTACAGACGGCCACATCGCCCACGGTGACACCCTCAGCCGGCCGGCGTTCCTCGACGGCAAGGGTCATCTGCAGACGTTCGACGTCGTGCTGGCAAACCCGCCCTACTCCATCAAGGCGTGGAACCGCACTGCGTTCGCCAAGGACCCGTACGGCCGTAACGTCTGGGGCGTCCCACCGCAGGGACGCGCCGATTACGCGTTCTTCCAGCACATCGCCAAGAGCCTCGACCCCGATACGGGCCGCGCTGCGATCCTCTTCCCCCACGGGGTGCTCTTCCGGCGTGAAGAGGCGGCCCTGCGTGAAGCTCTGGTGAAGTCCGACCTGATCGAGTGCGTCCTCGGGCTCGGCGAGGGCCTCTTCTACAACTCCCCAATGCCAGCAACCGTCGTTATCCTGCGAGCCAACAAGTCACCTGAACGCAAGAACAAGATTCTGATTATCAACGCAGTTAAGGAAGTAGCCCGGGAGCAGGCTCAGTCATTCCTTCGCAAACACCACCAAACCAAGATCCTCGAGGCCTATCGCGGGTACGCGGATATCGACGGGTTCGCCACAGTGGCCACGGTCGATCAGATCGCCGCAAAGGATTACAGTCTGGGTATCTCGCTGTACGTCACCAACGGGGCTCCCATTGCGACCGAACAGACGAGCCTTGTCGATGCGCTCGCAAACTGGCGTTCGGCCGCACAAGCGTCCGATGCCGCCATCGCAGACGTGTTCTCCCTCCTCCGAGCGGAGGTGACCGCGTGAGTCTGGAATTGGACAAGTCTGCATGGAAGCGCGTCAAGCTCGGCGAGGTGGTGGCGGCGTCCAAGGAGAAGGTCGACCCGTCTGACGGCTCGGTAGACCGGTTCATCGCCGGCGAACACATGGACACCGACGACCTGAAGATCCATCGATGGGGGGACCCCAGCGAGGTCGACCTCGGTCCGGCCTTTCATCGCCGCTTCCGGCCGGGGCAAGTGCTCTACGGGTCTCGCCGAACGTACCTACGAAAAGTCGCCGTCGCAGACTTCGACGGGGTCTGCGCGAATACCACATTCGTAGTCGAGTCGAAGGACCCAGGCGTCCTGTTACAGGAGTTCCTGCCCTTCGTGATGACGTCGGAGCCCTTCCATGCCTTCGCCATCGCGGAGTCGAAGGGCTCAGTCAACCCCTACGTCAACTGGTCAGACATCGCACGCTACGAGTTCAACCTCCCGCCCCTCGA from Nocardiopsis composta encodes:
- a CDS encoding recombinase family protein, whose translation is MALIGLVRVGADPQDARSQRQALEPICSRLFEETASRRRLIKNRPGLLAAVAEVGDGDALTVTRARSLSASMVDGLETLLDLVDRGVTVKVLVGLAAGEHTGDSELLADIRELRQLRRELQSSRIRAGIRTAREHGGSHGRPRSISDETQREIRMRRDRGESLRSIAGSAGVSIGTAHRVLTQRGSSQGALSPRP
- a CDS encoding type I restriction-modification system subunit M, encoding MTEDEARAAARALRPHGGSDPLTLAELEQYLAAAADLLRGSIDQADFKAYIFPLMFFKRISDVYLEEYAQALDESGGDHEFALFAENHRFAIPEGSLWDDVRNCTENIGTALQTAFREIEKANPETLYGVFGNASWTNKDKLPDRKLADLIEHFSSKALTNAAVPPDVFGNAYEYLIKRFADQSNKKAGEYYTPRSVVGLLVNILDPTEGETVYDPACGTGGMLIEVIEHVKDAGGSPKTLWGKLYGQEKVLATSAIARMNLLLHGVEDFKIVREDTLRNPAFYTGNNLAQFDCVVANPPFSLKNWGEPEWASDKWGRNALGGVPPKGYADWAWVQHMITSAKPRTGRVAVVLPQGALFRQGAEARIRTHVLKSDLVDAVIGLAPNLFYGTGLAACVLILRQEKQPDKKGKVLFINGEDLFKRGRNQNTLEPEHAQQILDAYELYADIEGRSRVVDLAEIESNDYNLNVPLYVAPPDSGEKLTLADALANLETAHAEATTTRAALEAELAKWGLSV
- a CDS encoding type I restriction-modification system subunit M produces the protein MSTRITQRELENYLWGAAIVLRGLIDAGDYKQYIFPLVFLKRISDVYDEEHAAAMDVYEDEELADLPENHRFAIPHGCHWEDIRGVTQNIGAALLHAMRSIEKANPDTLPGVFGDGDWGNKDLLPDSTLADLIEHFSTKTLSIANLPEDELGNGYEYLIKKFADDSGHTAQEFYTNRTLVHLMTMMLEPQPGESVYDPTCGTGGMLISTAAELKRQGKEWRNLRLYGQELNYGTSAIARMNLFLHGITDGHIAHGDTLSRPAFLDGKGHLQTFDVVLANPPYSIKAWNRTAFAKDPYGRNVWGVPPQGRADYAFFQHIAKSLDPDTGRAAILFPHGVLFRREEAALREALVKSDLIECVLGLGEGLFYNSPMPATVVILRANKSPERKNKILIINAVKEVAREQAQSFLRKHHQTKILEAYRGYADIDGFATVATVDQIAAKDYSLGISLYVTNGAPIATEQTSLVDALANWRSAAQASDAAIADVFSLLRAEVTA